In Selenomonas dianae, a genomic segment contains:
- the nifJ gene encoding pyruvate:ferredoxin (flavodoxin) oxidoreductase → MAKKMKTMDGNTAAGYISYAFTDVAAIYPITPSSPMAEHVDSLAAKGMKNIFGQKVRLIEMQSEAGAAGAVHGSLQAGALTTTYTASQGLLLMIPNMYKIAGELLPGVFHVSARAIAASSLNIFGDHQDVMAARQTGVAMLAESSVQEVMDLAAVAHLVAIKGRIPFINFFDGFRTSHEIQKIEVVDYADLAKILDWDAVNAFRRRALNPDHPAVRGTAQNPDIYFQGREAVNRYYDAIPELVEEAMAEMAKITGREHHLFDYYGAPDADRIIIAMGSICQTAEEVAEYLNAQGEKVGLLSVHLYRPFSIEHFFKYLPKTVQKVAVLDRTKEPGALGEPLYLDVKAAYYSSGMTPVIVGGRYGLGGKDTTPDQVFAVYEELKKDEPMHGFTLGIVDDVTHCSLTPIHGDVNLTKPGTTACKFWGLGSDGTVGANKSAIKIIGDKTDMYAQAYFAYDSKKSGGITMSHLRFGKSPIISPYLINKADFISCSQQSYVRQYDLLAGLKKGGKFLLNTFWTDEELSTHLPASMKRYIAQNEIEFYTVNAVQIARDLGLGGRFNMVMQSGFFKLANIIPIDDAVKYLKDAVVTSYGSKGEKVVNMNNGAIDKGIEALHRVNVPAEWKDAVDEEVPVNAKTPEFITKIQNVMNRQEGDKLKISEILSMEDGTFPVGGTAFEKRGTAISVPVWRPEKCIQCNQCSFVCPHATIRPVLTTDEELAAAPEGMQSVKSRPAKGMNLTIAVSTLDCLGCGNCAQVCPGKALDMTLLDDNLRDAQKYFDYGVDTEKVSVKNVPMKKTTVIGSQFEQPLFEFSGACAGCGETPYAKLVTQLFGDRMMIANATGCSSIWGASAPAIPYTKNPKGYGPAWANSLFEDNAEYGLGMLLGTKAVRESIAAAVTQAIEEKKGSAELQAAMQLWLEKRDSGEGTRDRADLLRELLEKEKGTDELLCRIYKDNDYFVKRSQWVFGGDGWAYDIGYGGVDHVLASGEDVNIMVFDTEVYSNTGGQASKSTPAAAIAEFAATGKKTKKKDLGMMAMSYGYVYVAQIDMGSDQNQVLKAISEAEAYPGPSLIIAYSPCINHGIRKGMGCAQLEGKLAVACGYWANYRYNPQLIEAGKNPFTLDSKEPDFSKFREFLLGENRYISLKSNFPEVAEALFEKTQKDAETRYNNYKKLAGKA, encoded by the coding sequence ATGGCCAAGAAAATGAAGACAATGGACGGTAACACTGCTGCGGGCTATATCTCCTATGCCTTCACGGACGTGGCGGCGATCTATCCGATCACACCGTCCTCGCCGATGGCGGAGCACGTCGACAGCCTTGCTGCAAAGGGAATGAAGAATATCTTCGGACAGAAGGTACGCCTCATCGAAATGCAGTCGGAGGCAGGCGCTGCAGGAGCGGTGCACGGTTCACTTCAGGCGGGAGCTCTCACGACGACCTATACGGCATCGCAGGGACTTCTGCTCATGATTCCGAATATGTATAAGATCGCGGGTGAACTTCTGCCGGGCGTGTTCCATGTCAGCGCACGCGCAATTGCGGCATCCTCGCTGAATATCTTCGGCGATCATCAGGATGTCATGGCGGCGCGCCAGACGGGTGTCGCCATGCTCGCAGAGTCGAGCGTACAGGAGGTCATGGATCTCGCTGCGGTAGCGCATCTCGTTGCGATTAAGGGGCGCATTCCGTTCATCAATTTCTTTGACGGCTTCCGTACTTCGCATGAGATTCAGAAGATCGAGGTTGTGGACTATGCCGATCTCGCGAAGATTCTCGACTGGGATGCGGTCAACGCATTCCGCCGCCGTGCGCTCAACCCGGATCATCCGGCAGTGCGCGGTACGGCGCAGAACCCCGACATCTACTTCCAAGGGCGCGAGGCGGTCAACCGCTACTACGATGCCATTCCGGAGCTTGTCGAAGAGGCTATGGCTGAGATGGCGAAGATCACGGGGCGCGAGCATCATCTCTTTGACTACTACGGCGCACCCGATGCGGATCGCATCATCATCGCGATGGGTTCGATCTGCCAGACGGCGGAGGAGGTTGCCGAATACCTCAATGCGCAGGGCGAAAAGGTAGGTCTGCTCTCCGTTCACCTCTATCGTCCGTTCTCCATCGAACATTTCTTCAAGTATCTTCCGAAGACGGTGCAGAAGGTCGCTGTTCTCGACCGCACGAAGGAGCCGGGAGCGCTCGGCGAGCCGCTTTACCTCGATGTCAAGGCGGCATACTACAGCTCGGGGATGACCCCCGTCATTGTCGGCGGTCGCTACGGTCTCGGCGGCAAGGACACTACGCCGGATCAGGTCTTTGCGGTCTACGAGGAGCTGAAGAAGGACGAGCCGATGCACGGCTTTACGCTCGGCATTGTCGATGATGTCACTCATTGCAGCCTCACGCCGATCCACGGTGATGTCAACCTCACGAAGCCGGGGACGACGGCGTGCAAGTTCTGGGGGCTCGGCTCGGACGGCACGGTCGGCGCGAACAAGAGCGCGATCAAGATCATTGGCGATAAGACGGATATGTACGCACAGGCGTACTTTGCCTATGACTCGAAGAAGTCGGGCGGTATCACGATGAGCCACCTGCGCTTCGGCAAGTCGCCCATCATCAGCCCGTATCTCATCAACAAGGCGGACTTCATCTCCTGCTCGCAGCAGTCCTATGTCCGTCAGTATGATCTGCTCGCAGGTCTTAAGAAGGGCGGCAAGTTCCTTCTCAACACGTTCTGGACGGACGAGGAGCTCTCGACGCATCTCCCTGCATCCATGAAACGCTACATTGCACAGAACGAGATTGAGTTCTACACGGTCAATGCGGTGCAGATTGCGCGTGACCTCGGACTTGGCGGACGCTTTAACATGGTCATGCAGTCGGGCTTCTTCAAGCTCGCGAACATTATTCCCATCGACGATGCGGTCAAGTACCTCAAGGATGCGGTCGTCACATCCTACGGCAGCAAGGGCGAAAAGGTCGTCAACATGAACAACGGTGCGATTGACAAGGGGATCGAAGCCCTCCATCGCGTGAATGTTCCCGCTGAGTGGAAGGATGCTGTCGATGAGGAAGTGCCGGTCAACGCAAAGACACCGGAATTCATTACGAAGATCCAGAACGTCATGAACCGTCAGGAGGGCGACAAGCTCAAGATCTCTGAAATTCTCAGTATGGAGGACGGCACATTCCCCGTCGGCGGTACGGCGTTCGAGAAGCGCGGAACGGCGATCTCTGTTCCCGTATGGCGTCCGGAGAAGTGTATCCAGTGCAATCAGTGCTCCTTTGTCTGCCCCCACGCAACGATCCGTCCTGTGTTGACGACGGATGAGGAGCTTGCGGCGGCACCTGAGGGAATGCAGTCCGTGAAGTCGCGTCCGGCGAAGGGGATGAACCTCACGATTGCCGTCTCGACGCTCGACTGTCTCGGCTGCGGAAACTGTGCGCAGGTCTGCCCTGGCAAGGCTCTCGATATGACCCTGCTCGACGACAACCTCCGCGATGCGCAGAAGTATTTTGACTATGGCGTAGACACGGAGAAAGTTTCGGTCAAGAACGTCCCGATGAAGAAGACGACGGTCATCGGCTCGCAGTTCGAGCAGCCGCTCTTTGAGTTCTCGGGCGCGTGCGCAGGCTGCGGCGAAACCCCATATGCGAAGCTCGTCACGCAGCTCTTTGGCGACCGCATGATGATCGCCAATGCGACGGGCTGCTCCTCCATCTGGGGCGCGAGCGCACCTGCCATCCCATACACGAAAAACCCGAAGGGCTACGGTCCCGCATGGGCGAACTCTCTGTTTGAGGATAATGCTGAGTACGGTCTTGGTATGCTGCTTGGTACGAAGGCAGTGCGGGAGTCCATCGCTGCTGCGGTGACACAGGCAATCGAGGAAAAGAAGGGGTCTGCCGAGCTTCAGGCAGCGATGCAGCTCTGGCTCGAAAAGCGCGACAGCGGCGAGGGTACGCGTGACCGTGCCGACCTCCTGCGTGAGCTGCTCGAAAAGGAGAAAGGAACGGACGAACTCCTCTGCCGCATCTATAAGGACAACGATTACTTCGTCAAGCGTTCGCAGTGGGTGTTCGGCGGCGACGGCTGGGCGTATGACATCGGCTACGGCGGTGTCGATCATGTCCTTGCGTCGGGTGAAGATGTCAACATCATGGTCTTTGATACCGAGGTCTACTCGAATACGGGCGGACAGGCATCGAAGTCAACCCCTGCGGCGGCAATTGCCGAGTTTGCCGCAACGGGCAAGAAGACGAAGAAGAAGGATCTCGGCATGATGGCGATGTCCTACGGCTACGTCTACGTTGCGCAGATCGACATGGGCTCTGACCAGAATCAGGTCTTGAAGGCGATCAGCGAGGCGGAGGCATATCCGGGACCGTCCCTTATCATTGCCTACTCGCCGTGTATCAACCATGGTATCCGCAAGGGCATGGGCTGTGCCCAGCTTGAGGGCAAACTCGCCGTCGCGTGCGGTTACTGGGCGAACTATCGCTACAATCCGCAGCTCATCGAGGCGGGCAAGAATCCGTTCACGCTCGACTCCAAGGAGCCGGACTTTTCGAAGTTCCGGGAATTCCTGCTCGGCGAGAACCGCTACATCAGTCTCAAGAGCAACTTCCCCGAGGTAGCGGAAGCGCTCTTCGAGAAGACGCAGAAGGATGCCGAGACGCGCTATAACAACTACAAGAAACTCGCAGGCAAGGCGTGA